A genomic stretch from Penicillium digitatum chromosome 4, complete sequence includes:
- a CDS encoding Allantoate permease, producing MRPGPEQTATTEEPPATTEEPPATTEEPPATAEEPPATTEDPPATTEDPPATTEEPPATAEEPPATTEDPPATTEDPPATAEEPPATTEDPPATTEEPPATAEEPPATTEEPPATAEEPPATTEESPATCKVPSEEPACTTNWSRETRHCSRIASCVCCVCKKEIQHVRNYNRGHRDCTEPQDRH from the exons ATGAG acccggtcctgagcagaccgctaccactgaagaaccgcctgctaccactgaagaaccgcctgctaccaccgaagaaccgcctgctaccgctgaagaaccgcctgctaccactgaagatccgcctgctaccactgaagatccgcctgctaccaccgaagaaccgcctgctaccgctgaagaaccgcctgctaccactgaagatccgcctgctaccaccgaagatccgcctgctaccgctgaagaaccgcctgctaccactgaagatccgcctgctaccactgaagaaccgcctgctaccgctgaagaaccgcctgctaccactgaagaaccgcctgctaccgctgaagaaccgcctgctaccaccgaagaatcgcctgctacctgtaaagtcccgtccgaggaacctgcctgcacgaccaactggtctcgagaaacgagacattgcagccgtatcgctagctgcgtgtgctgcgtatgcaagaaagaaatacagcatgttcgcaattacaaccgcggacatcgagactgcactgaaccccaagaccgacactga
- a CDS encoding putative mitochondrial chaperone BCS1-B, which yields MSDPVDYKALFLKAEEERRQEKTLREQAEEERRQEKTLREKAEEERRQEKTLREKAEEERKQEQERNRQTTFEEFIQCCHNLLSKPLKAANTAQSTTGKIPPPTGKFCPLRLEPWTDCAIRQQEIYNLVCHYLKPWGKVAPRLFAPVIELEGLGHRFARRPLSSEKDLESYERFAVEDHVHDIIAALCQIPEAREEFQLGNGVWFDSHANALKENPPDEPRPDKQPAYPDQFGIHRIDGNAKALLTTVEYKPPHKLSNENLRAGLRPMNFYHEIVESETVPTDGPDKLKYNAARLAGSAIVQEYHVMIQEGLEYSYLTTGLGIVLLRVPDDCSTLYYYFCEPNLDIENGSEGPRTAIERVLCLCLMSFRSACRDQTWRNAARSQLPIWETSFSHMRSQIPPGELRQKPPGSDYSSPECTSSEMMSSEYQPSSPSESTVSKGRRPPTRSTRCAPASAARQGDPSDSDDGPAPSAQRKRSFSQIASSPPAPSFTPTTPKKSSNSSHPYTSQSRPHNHEFCTQKCLLGLQRGDMLDPKCPNVDLHRVGQKTNRHSIRAAELLSLVKRQLDNNLDEYCSPIGQCGSYGAPFKVTSAAYGYTVVGKGTTSGLWHEVSQEADIYHILQSIQGSAVPVFLGPIDLAQIYFLHGAGEIRHMLLMSWGGENLRHIKIDATMKHAISRSERKVLSLGVVHDDLRPENILWSDELQRALIIDFHRCHLNHRLLQTKPPQVERGTQRE from the coding sequence AACGAAATCGTCAGACTACCTTCGAAGAATTTATCCAGTGCTGTCATAATCTTCTTTCGAAGCCCTTGAAAGCTGCCAATACCGCCCAGTCTACCACTGGCAAGATTCCACCACCTACTGGCAAGTTCTGCCCACTACGGCTGGAACCCTGGACGGATTGCGCTATCAGGCAACAGGAAATCTACAACTTGGTTTGTCATTACTTAAAACCATGGGGTAAAGTTGCGCCACGCCTGTTCGCACCAGTAATTGAGCTGGAGGGGCTGGGACACCGTTTCGCCCGTCGGCCTTTGAGCAGCGAGAAGGACCTTGAGAGCTACGAGCGTTTTGCTGTTGAAGACCACGTCCATGATATTATCGCTGCGCTTTGTCAAATCCCAGAAGCTCGAGAGGAGTTTCAGCTCGGAAATGGGGTTTGGTTCGATAGCCATGCCAATGCCCTCAAGGAAAATCCGCCAGACGAGCCACGCCCCGACAAACAACCTGCGTACCCCGACCAGTTTGGTATTCACCGCATTGATGGCAATGCGAAAGCTTTGTTAACTACAGTCGAGTACAAACCGCCGCATAAACTTTCCAACGAGAATCTTCGGGCGGGACTTCGACCGATGAACTTTTACCACGAGATCGTCGAATCAGAAACCGTTCCTACAGATGGGCCCGACAAGTTAAAGTATAATGCTGCTCGTCTTGCAGGCTCGGCGATCGTCCAGGAATACCACGTGATGATTCAGGAAGGGCTGGAGTACTCATATTTGACCACTGGGCTTGGGATTGTGCTCTTACGGGTACCCGACGACTGCTCGACTTTGTACTACTATTTTTGCGAGCCAAATCTCGACATCGAGAATGGTAGTGAAGGTCCTCGGACAGCCATCGAGAGGGTGCTTTGTCTCTGCCTAATGAGCTTTCGTTCGGCCTGTCGGGACCAAACCTGGCGGAACGCTGCTCGGTCACAACTACCAATCTGGGAAACCAGTTTCAGCCATATGCGATCCCAGATTCCACCAGGAGAGTTGCGGCAGAAGCCTCCAGGATCCGATTATAGCAGTCCGGAATGTACCAGTTCGGAGATGATGTCGTCTGAGTACCAGCCATCATCGCCTTCTGAATCGACTGTGTCCAAGGGACGCCGCCCACCCACCCGTTCCACCCGCTGTGCACCTGCCAGTGCCGCTCGTCAAGGAGACCCTTCAGATTCCGACGACGGTCCGGCTCCTTCTGCACAACGAAAGCGGAGTTTCAGTCAAATTGCGTCCTCGCCACCCGCACCGAGTTTCACGCCGACCACCCCAAAGAAATCCTCAAATTCCTCCCATCCCTATACTAGTCAATCTCGTCCACACAATCATGAGTTCTGTACACAAAAGTGTTTGTTAGGCTTACAGCGAGGCGATATGTTGGACCCAAAATGTCCCAATGTGGACCTTCATCGGGTTGGACAAAAGACCAACCGTCATTCAATTCGGGCCGCCGAATTACTATCCTTGGTCAAGCGACAATTGGACAATAATCTGGACGAATACTGCAGTCCAATCGGGCAATGTGGATCATATGGCGCACCATTCAAAGTGACCTCTGCGGCATACGGCTACACGGTGGTAGGAAAGGGCACAACTTCAGGACTATGGCACGAGGTATCGCAGGAAGCAGATATTTATCACATCCTACAAAGCATTCAAGGCTCTGCGGTGCCGGTGTTTCTGGGTCCTATTGATTTGGCCCAGATCTACTTCCTCCACGGCGCGGGTGAGATTCGCCACATGCTACTGATgagttgggggggggagaacCTCCGCCATATAAAGATCGATGCCACCATGAAGCATGCAATCTCGCGGTCAGAGCGGAAAGTTCTCTCCTTAGGTGTGGTGCACGACGACCTCCGCCCCGAGAACATCTTGTGGAGTGATGAGTTGCAACGAGCCTTGATCATTGATTTCCACCGGTGTCACTTGAATCATCGACTGCTACAAACAAAACCACCTCAAGTAGAGCGGGGCACACAAAGAGAATGA
- a CDS encoding metalloprotease m41 ftsh, with protein sequence MEETIAELRRQLEEERQAREEAERHVQPNTLFTLLDRCHNYLSQAIRVETDATLTTQGDATNPVNRLYPKRIVPWLDFPQLQEQVWRKLDRTAALTSRPLFPSDTQIDYVFANIQNRPIYSEASLRNFERDTVDNFVEMVIKALRDDEVFRHEFGIQGQVTFYDRMNLSETSLQNSLEQMNLQDVRTPQRFANTRPGRRRGRGRGAMQGNNRDGTTRRRNRRADQFCVHLMADERQIPIYAVEFKAPHKVTIPELVAGLHQISLARDVINQEGDTFEFHATYLVAAVVTQIFSYMIDIGVQYGYICTGEAFVFLYIPEDDPTVVQYFLCIPNQDVQADDELRLHRTAIGQVLAFTLQALAAKAPSQEWHDAAYDKLETWDVEYLDVLRKIPETLRKDPRASNYRPSHWKLEPKTHNTRSRARCKPDISTPKHSSTEGSGSDEESHSPSIAAAARSGSSRGRGNNRQSTKESESKRAGQNNKQTSRKDGQSTRPYCTIACIRGIVNREPLDQECPNWKLHGGQRHSIGPQEFTRRLHRQLTQNRNHGFEQLHVCGRTGYLVKATLLSHGYTVVIKATTMEKQHRLQAEANNYRHLRSLQGNQIPVCLGTFTPQVLYWYHGELMAQMMILSWSGKRLQYIINDENSRFFHQERDKALTVLRSHGVIHGDSEWRNMLWDDLGARLFVIDLEEVKWLKCPRALEPTFGNMRHSHRVGVGKSRKSSCPAQLLSAHDGPQTHRPLR encoded by the coding sequence ATGGAAGAAACGATCGCCGAGCTACGGCGTCAGCTTGAGGAGGAGAGACAGGCGCGAGAAGAGGCGGAACGACATGTGCAGCCCAACACACTATTCACCCTTCTCGATCGCTGCCACAACTATCTGTCTCAAGCGATCAGAGTCGAGACGGATGCAACCCTCACGACTCAGGGCGATGCGACCAACCCGGTGAACAGACTTTACCCCAAGCGCATAGTCCCTTGGCTTGATTTCCCTCAGCTCCAGGAGCAAGTCTGGAGGAAACTCGACCGCACGGCTGCCTTAACCTCGCGCCCTCTCTTCCCTTCTGATACCCAAATCGATTATGTCTTTGCGAATATCCAGAACAGACCGATTTATTCGGAGGCGTCCCTTCGAAATTTCGAGCGAGACACGGTGGATAATTTTGTTGAAATGGTTATCAAGGCGTTGCGAGATGATGAAGTCTTTCGACATGAGTTTGGAATCCAAGGTCAAGTCACCTTTTACGACCGCATGAACCTATCGGAAACTTCGCTACAGAACAGCTTAGAGCAAATGAATCTTCAGGACGTGCGAACACCCCAACGATTCGCGAACACTAGGCCTGGGAGACGCagaggaaggggaagaggagcGATGCAGGGAAACAATAGGGATGGCACTACACGAAGACGTAATCGTCGTGCCGACCAGTTCTGCGTGCACCTTATGGCTGATGAACGACAAATACCAATATATGCGGTGGAGTTCAAAGCGCCGCATAAGGTGACAATCCCCGAATTGGTGGCGGGTCTACACCAGATAAGTCTAGCTCGCGATGTCATTAACCAGGAAGGCGATACGTTTGAGTTTCATGCCacctacctcgtcgccgcTGTGGTCACTCAGATATTCTCATACATGATCGATATTGGGGTTCAATACGGCTATATCTGCacaggagaagcttttgtttttctctatATCCCGGAGGATGATCCCACAGTTGTTCAATATTTTTTGTGTATCCCAAACCAGGACGTGCAGGCGGACGATGAACTACGCCTCCACCGGACCGCTATCGGCCAGGTGCTTGCATTCACCCTTCAAGCGCTAGCCGCCAAAGCTCCGTCtcaagaatggcatgatgcgGCATACGACAAGCTAGAGACCTGGGATGTCGAATACCTAGATGTGTTGAGAAAAATCCCCGAGACTCTCCGTAAAGACCCGCGAGCCTCCAATTATCGACCATCGCACTGGAAACTAGAGCCGAAGACGCACAATACACGATCCCGCGCTCGCTGCAAACCAGATATCTCTACTCCAAAGCATTCGTCGACCGAAGGCAGCGGTAGTGATGAAGAATCGCACTCGCCATCTATCGCTGCAGCGGCTCGTAGCGGGTCGAGCCGTGGCCGAGGCAATAACCGCCAATCAACTAAGGAAAGCGAAAGCAAACGAGCCGGTCAGAATAATAAACAGACCTCTCGAAAAGATGGGCAATCTACACGACCCTACTGCACAATTGCCTGTATCCGCGGCATCGTTAACCGAGAACCTCTGGATCAAGAATGCCCTAACTGGAAACTCCACGGCGGCCAGAGACACTCTATAGGACCGCAGGAGTTCACACGCCGGCTTCACCGCCAACTTAcccaaaaccgaaaccatggGTTTGAACAGCTTCACGTCTGTGGTCGGACAGGTTACCTCGTCAAAGCTACCCTTCTATCACACGGGTACACTGTGGTCATTAAAGCTACCACAATGGAGAAGCAGCATCGCCTTCAAGCGGAGGCGAACAATTATCGTCACCTCAGGAGCTtacaaggaaatcaaatccCCGTCTGTCTTGGCACATTTACGCCACAAGTCTTATATTGGTACCATGGCGAATTAATGGCGCAGATGATGATACTGAGCTGGTCTGGAAAACGGCTTCAGTATATTATCAACGATGAGAATTCCAGATTCTTTCACCAGGAGCGCGACAAAGCTCTGACCGTGCTCCGGTCGCATGGAGTTATCCACGGCGACAGTGAGTGGCGCAATATGCTGTGGGATGACCTAGGTGCTCGCTTGTTTGTTATTGACCTGGAGGAAGTGAAATGGTTGAAGTGCCCTCGGGCTCTTGAACCAACCTTTGGCAACATGCGGCATAGCCATCGCGTCGGGGTGGggaaaagtagaaaaagcTCTTGTCCAGCTCAACTGCTGTCTGCTCATGACGGCCCTCAGACCCATAGACCACTGCGTTAG